The following coding sequences lie in one Streptomyces venezuelae genomic window:
- a CDS encoding HAD family hydrolase: protein MAGREGLLGTGAGERGAVETDAVETAGGQGLSHVRLVAVNIDGVLLNDSFGPVIRRLVESRGGTYGPELEQALLSQSQMVAARAAAEVLGGSAEELLAAYFEERERYVAEHPVRVLPGAQELLERLRGLGVSTVCYGGLERKHFDRYLGHLAGLFDAPGYVCTNDFRPGIREIAEDVFGLRLDQVAFIDDVARVAEAARDLGVAFIGHPSDYEDGFQRPLMERAGARHVVRSLGEIDEELLRRVDAEAATGRSWAGRGV from the coding sequence ATGGCGGGTCGTGAGGGTTTGCTCGGGACGGGTGCGGGCGAGAGGGGCGCGGTCGAGACGGATGCGGTCGAGACGGCCGGAGGGCAGGGGCTGAGCCATGTGCGGCTGGTCGCGGTAAATATCGACGGGGTGCTGCTGAACGACAGTTTCGGCCCGGTGATCCGGCGGCTGGTGGAGTCGAGGGGCGGGACGTACGGGCCGGAGTTGGAGCAGGCACTGTTGTCGCAGTCGCAGATGGTGGCGGCGCGGGCGGCCGCGGAGGTGCTCGGGGGCAGCGCGGAGGAACTGCTGGCCGCGTACTTCGAGGAGCGGGAGCGGTACGTGGCGGAGCACCCGGTGCGCGTCCTGCCCGGGGCGCAGGAGTTGCTGGAGCGGCTGCGCGGGCTGGGCGTGTCCACGGTGTGTTACGGAGGGTTGGAGCGGAAGCACTTCGACCGCTACCTGGGCCATCTGGCGGGACTGTTCGACGCGCCGGGGTACGTGTGCACGAACGACTTCCGGCCGGGCATCCGGGAGATCGCCGAGGATGTGTTCGGGCTGCGGCTGGACCAGGTGGCGTTCATCGACGACGTGGCGCGGGTCGCGGAGGCGGCGCGAGATCTGGGAGTGGCGTTCATCGGGCATCCCAGTGATTACGAGGACGGTTTCCAGCGTCCGTTGATGGAGCGTGCGGGGGCACGGCATGTGGTGCGCTCGCTGGGGGAGATCGATGAGGAGTTGCTGCGCCGGGTGGATGCGGAGGCGGCGACTGGGCGGAGTTGGGCGGGTCGGGGGGTATAG
- a CDS encoding ScbR family autoregulator-binding transcription factor, with translation MARQERAVRTRRAVLEAAAVVFAECGYSAATVSDILQVAGVTKGALYFHFDSKEALARGVLQAQVAFAGPVQELKVQEWVDAGLLLAHRLPRDPVVRAGAVLSSDPQGREHYGSAWPAWIELSAQTLAEAKERGEVLSHVVPRQTAELIVSAFHGVQLFSQLECGLADVERRISVLYDHVIPAITVPAVLARLDLAPDRGARLYAEAVSVAQPSLVPTSAG, from the coding sequence GTGGCGCGGCAGGAGCGTGCTGTTCGGACGCGGCGGGCGGTGTTGGAGGCTGCTGCGGTGGTGTTTGCGGAGTGTGGGTATTCGGCGGCGACGGTGTCGGATATTTTGCAGGTGGCGGGGGTGACGAAGGGGGCTTTGTATTTTCATTTTGATTCGAAGGAGGCGTTGGCGCGGGGGGTGTTGCAGGCGCAGGTGGCGTTTGCGGGTCCTGTGCAGGAGTTGAAGGTGCAGGAGTGGGTGGATGCGGGGTTGTTGTTGGCGCATCGGTTGCCGCGGGATCCGGTGGTGAGGGCGGGGGCGGTGTTGTCGTCGGATCCGCAGGGTCGTGAGCATTATGGGAGTGCGTGGCCGGCGTGGATTGAGTTGTCGGCGCAGACGTTGGCGGAGGCGAAGGAGCGGGGGGAGGTGTTGTCGCATGTGGTGCCGCGGCAGACGGCGGAGTTGATTGTGTCGGCGTTTCATGGGGTGCAGTTGTTTTCGCAGTTGGAGTGTGGTCTGGCGGATGTGGAGCGGCGGATTTCGGTTTTGTATGATCATGTGATTCCGGCGATTACGGTGCCGGCGGTGTTGGCGCGGTTGGATTTGGCGCCGGATCGGGGGGCGCGGTTGTATGCGGAGGCGGTGTCGGTTGCGCAGCCGTCGCTGGTGCCGACGTCGGCGGGGTGA
- a CDS encoding glucose 1-dehydrogenase, which yields MTPPLKNLAGKVALITGASSGIGAAAARVFTREGARVVLVARREDRLQTLVKELRTAGADASYCTADVQSAPDMQRAVAHTLNTHGRLDAAFNNAGAAAAKTPLHLMDDATYDLIMDTNVRGVWNCLRPQISAMLTTGGGAIVNTSSVAGLVATSVAAPYIAAKHAVIGLTKVAAVEYAPHHIRVNAIAPGLTRSEMVQDWFTRHPAQEAKSKASSPQNRMAEPEEIAEAAAWLCTDHASFITGTTLTIDGGATTW from the coding sequence ATGACCCCGCCCCTAAAGAACCTCGCCGGCAAGGTCGCCCTGATCACCGGAGCCAGCAGCGGCATCGGCGCCGCCGCCGCCCGCGTCTTCACCCGCGAAGGCGCCCGCGTGGTCCTGGTCGCCCGCCGCGAGGACCGCCTGCAGACCCTGGTCAAAGAACTCCGCACGGCCGGCGCCGACGCCTCCTACTGCACCGCCGACGTGCAAAGCGCCCCCGACATGCAACGCGCCGTCGCCCACACCCTCAACACCCACGGCCGCCTGGACGCCGCCTTCAACAACGCCGGCGCCGCAGCCGCCAAAACCCCCCTGCACCTCATGGACGACGCCACCTACGACCTCATCATGGACACCAACGTCCGCGGCGTCTGGAACTGCCTGCGCCCCCAGATCAGCGCCATGCTCACCACCGGCGGCGGCGCCATCGTCAACACCAGCAGCGTCGCCGGCCTGGTCGCCACCTCCGTCGCCGCCCCCTACATCGCCGCCAAACACGCCGTCATCGGCCTCACCAAAGTCGCCGCCGTCGAATACGCCCCCCACCACATCCGCGTCAACGCCATCGCCCCCGGCCTGACCCGCTCCGAAATGGTCCAGGACTGGTTCACCCGCCACCCCGCCCAAGAAGCCAAAAGCAAAGCCTCCTCCCCCCAAAACCGCATGGCCGAACCCGAAGAAATCGCCGAAGCCGCCGCCTGGCTCTGCACCGACCACGCCTCCTTCATCACCGGCACCACCCTGACCATCGACGGCGGCGCCACCACCTGGTAA
- a CDS encoding ScbR family autoregulator-binding transcription factor — MSKQERATRTRNALILSAAELFERYGYVRASLDEISSGARVSRGALHFHFENKAAVADAVEQAAARTLRATAQAIPLGQSSAIQSLMDLSHRMVHLLHHDVVVRAGFRLNCDTGPRTPLDLRQEWQACVRRLVTRAADERALAAGVCPDGLVATVVATTVGLEVLSRANRGWLSTSSLTTFWQLLLPSVASPPTLPTLQPGGTPTP, encoded by the coding sequence GTGAGCAAGCAGGAACGGGCCACCCGTACCCGCAACGCCCTCATCCTCTCGGCCGCCGAGCTGTTCGAGCGGTACGGCTACGTACGGGCCAGCCTGGACGAGATCAGCTCCGGCGCCCGCGTCAGCCGCGGCGCGCTGCACTTCCACTTCGAGAACAAGGCGGCGGTGGCCGACGCCGTGGAACAGGCCGCCGCCCGCACCCTGCGCGCGACCGCCCAGGCCATCCCGCTGGGCCAGAGCAGCGCCATCCAGAGCCTGATGGACCTCTCCCACCGCATGGTCCACCTCCTGCACCACGACGTGGTCGTCCGCGCCGGCTTCCGCCTCAACTGCGACACGGGCCCGCGCACCCCCCTGGACCTGCGCCAGGAATGGCAGGCCTGCGTCCGCCGGCTGGTCACCCGCGCCGCCGACGAACGCGCCCTGGCCGCCGGCGTCTGCCCCGACGGCCTGGTCGCCACCGTGGTGGCCACCACCGTGGGCCTGGAAGTCCTCAGCCGCGCCAACCGCGGCTGGCTCTCCACCTCCTCCCTCACCACCTTCTGGCAACTCCTGCTCCCCTCCGTAGCCAGCCCACCCACCCTGCCCACCCTCCAACCCGGCGGCACCCCCACCCCCTGA